In Candidatus Bathyarchaeota archaeon, the genomic window CACGAGGTCCGGCTCAAGCCTCAGCCTGGCAGATTTTATGGGGGCCTCAGGGGGCCACCCTATGAATATGTGGCATCTGCTCACGAAGGTCTCGGGTAATCCGAAGTACTCGCGTATCCTTTTCTGGGTCTCCTCCCCGTGGGTCAGCCAGACGCCTCCAAGTCCTAATGCGTGGGCCATGAGGAGCATATGGTCTGCTGCCGCGGCGGCGTCAAAGTATATGTTCTGGGGAACCCTCTTGTCAAAGCCCAAGGCTTGGTAAAGCCTCATATCCTGACAGATGAGGATCATGACCCCATTCTCCAGTGGTATGTCGCTCTGAACGAGCTTCCACTCCTCAGGCTCTCTTAGAACTATGAACCTTATAGCACCTATATTGCAGCCCTGGGGCGCCATAAGGCCCGCGTATAACACCCTCCTCACCAGCTCATCTGGAACCGGCTTGGGTAGCCACTGCCTGATAGACCTCCTACCATACAGAAGCCTCTCCACAACCCTCATCTCGTCCTCTTTGAAGGGCTCTGGAGGCTTAACCTCAAGCTCCAGTGCGCCACCGCTCCTCACCATCCTAGCCATCCCGAGATAGTTGAGGGCCCACTTGATGTCTGGGGCATCCGTTGGGAGTCCCCTCCGCCTCCATATATCCAGGAGCCTCTCAACAGTATCCCCGAAGCCGGGAGGGGCGGCCATCTTTCCAGCTATGATCCTGTATATCAGAACCTCGATTGTGTGGTGAGTTCTCTCCCTAATTATGGCCCTCAAAACCATCGGATCCATATTCATTAACTCATTCTCGGTGTACCCGAGGATCCTATCTTCACCCAAAGAAGATCACTAAGCTTAACTGCTAATAGAAGTATTAAAGTTAATCACCATTAAGAAGATGTGATCCGACAAATATAAGCGACCCAAGGAGACCTAAATGATGCTACTAAGATGATTTGAAGCTTTCTGCTAGTTATCATTTTTATAAAAGCTTAGGCATCACATCGCTGGGGAAAAGGCCCCTTAGGCGTCTTGGAAGGGACTTTCCCCAAATATCTTAATATCTTTCTTGCATGTATTTTGGTTTATAAATTCTGGCATCGAATTATTTTATGTATAATGGTGAAAATGATGGTGAAATTTCTATCTTTTTTGGTTTCTTAGGGAATAAATATATATCGTTGTGGTAGAGGTTTTATGATCTAAATGTCTGATTTGAAGTCACTTGATGCCCCTAGGATTCTGGTCAAGCCTCCTGGGCCGAGGGTTCAGGAGCTTTTGAAGTTGGCTGGGGTCCCCCCCTCCCAGTATTTAACCCCCATCGCCGAGGAGGCTGAGGGGGTATTCATAAGGGATCCTGACGGGAACATCTTCATAGACTTCATCTCCGGCAGGTGCGTCGTCAACGTCGGCCACCGCCACCCGAGGATAGTGGAGGCCATCAAGAAGCAGTTAAACAAGGCGACTCATGGGTTCACGGAGGACCGTTTCAGGCTTGAGAGGGAATTGGCGAGGGTGACCCCTGGGCGGTTTCCTAAGAGGGTCTCATACTCCCTCTCGGGCTCGGATGCAAATGATGGGGCGATAAAGCTGGCCAGGTGGTCCACCAAGAGGCCCTACATAATCGCCTTCGCGGGGGCATACCACGGCGTCACCTATGGCGCCCTCTCGGTGAGCTCATACCTCCCCAGGATGGTCAGAGGTTTCGGCCCGAATGTTCCGGGGATCTACCACTTCCCATACCCCTACTGCTACAGGTGCCCCTTCGGCCTCCACCACCCAGAATGCGATCTACGATGCGCCAGGTATATAGAGGATTATGCCTTCAGGTCCTACCTCCCACCGGATGAGGTGGCCGCGGCCATTATAGAGCCCATAGCTGGAGACGCTGGGTGGATAGTCCCCCCTGAGGGTTATATTAAGTATCTGAAGGAGATCTGCCAACGCCATGGGATCCTCTTGATAGATGAGGAGGTCCAGACGGGCTTCGGGAGGACCGGACGATGGTTCGCCATAGAGCACTGGGGGGTTGAGCCCGACATAGTCGTGTTGGGTAAGGCGATGGCCGGTGGCATCCCCCTAAGCGCGGTGGTTGGCAGGGAGGAGCTCTTCCAGAGGGATGGCCAGCCCTTCGCCCACGGCTACACCTTCGGAGGATACCCCCTAGCATGCGCGGCGGCCCTTGAGAACATAAGGGTGATTGAGGAGGAGAGGCTTGTGGAGAACGCTGGGAGGGTTGGAGCCAAGATAGAGAAGAGGCTGATGGAGATCAAGGAGAACCACAGCCTCATCGGGGATGTAAGGGGGAAGGGCCTACTACTCGGAGCCGAGGTGGTAAAGGGAAAGGGGTCGAAGGAGCCTGGGGTGGAGGAGGCTTCAGCCATATGCGCGGAGGCGTTCCAGAGGGGCCTATACATAATCCATATGGGCTCCTACGGAACCGCAACCCTCAGGGTAGCACCACCCCTAATAATAACTGAGAGGCAGGCAGAAGCAGCTCTCAACATCCTCGAAGAAGCCATAAAAGAGGTCGAGAAGAGCAGGGTCTAAACCTATCAAACACCAAAGGCGGAGGGAGAGGCCAACGGGTAGGAGGATGAGGGCGAGGGAGTTCGGCATAGAGATCGGAGTGATGAAGCCCGGTAGGCTGAACTCCATAACCGATGTCGAGGGCGTAGGGGTAGGCCACTCCACCATCATAAGGGGAGAAGGCCCCCTTAGAGTAGGAGAAGGGCCCATAAGGGCTGGGGTCACGGCGATAGTCCCCCATCCGAGGAACCCCTACGATGAAAGGGTAACCGCAGCCGTGGACCTCTTCAACGCTTTCGGAAAGTCGACAGGCCTCCCCCAAGTCATGCATATGGGGGTCCTAGAGACCCCAATCCTCCTGACAGACACCCTAAACACCTGGCTAGTCGCCGACGCAGTTTTAGACTACTTCAGGGAGCGCTACGGGTTAACGCCTAGAACCCTGAACCCGGTGGTAGGGGAGACGAATGGGGGCTTCCTAAACGACTCCTATGGACGCCACGTCAGGAAGGAGCACGTCTTCGAGGCGATAGACAGGGCCAGAAGCCCCGAGGGAAGAGGACCGGTGAGGGAGGGGAATGTGGGTGGAGGGACGCCCATGATAGGATATGGCCTTAAAGGGGGTATAGGGACCTCCTCCAGGGTATGTGGACCAGCAACGGTGGGGGCCCTAGTCCAGCTGAACTGCGGGAGGAGGGAGGACCTCATCATCGATGGGGTTCCCGTAGGTAGAGAGCTGAGGGTTCCAAGGCCTAGGCTGGGAGGTGAGGGGGGTTCAATAATGATGGTTATCGCCACCGACCTGGCATTAGACTCCAGGCAACTATGGAAGGTGGCCAAAAGGGCTGCGCTAGGGTTGGCGAGGACAGGCTCCTTCGGCGGGGCGACGAGCGGAGACTTCACAATCGCATTCACGACGGGGAAGGTGAGCAGAGAGGCGTTCATAGAGGCTATCCCGGAGGCGGCTGGTGGGGGCCTAGGAGAGGAGTTCCTCAACCCAATATACAAGGCTACAGTGGAGGCCGCAGAAGAGGCTATAATAAACGCACTTTTTAAGGCTGAGACCATGGTAGGAATAAACGGTAACACCTGCTATGAACTTCCCTTAGACGAGGTAGAAGAGATATTCAAGAGATATGGAAGGGAGCTATGAGCTATTCTACAACTAAGGTCGGGAGCTTTCTAGAGAACTTCTGTACTAAAACCTGTGAGATTTAAACTAGTTTAGCCTTTTTTGAGCTCTTCAATCATCTTCTTCACTTGTGTGATGGCGTACTCGGCTTCTTCTGGGTTGTAGACTCCTTCGTAGAAGGCTTCATCATGTAGCTTCCTCATAACGTCGCTGTAGATGGCTCTGAGATCCTCTCTGTCTATCTTCCTCAGCAGCGATCTGCGCTCGCCGTGCGATGTAGGTGTCACGCCTAATTTCCGATTAATGTATGAGTTTACGGCGGCGATCATTGATAGTAAGGCTTTGTCCACGGCGTTCCTGTAGAGGAGCATATCTTTAGTTTTGAGAGCCTTCTCAAACTCCTCCTCAGCATAGTTTAGAATCTCCTCAGCCGTCGCGAGAGAGCTGTCAGCAGTGCCTCCTGCTAACACATATCACCAAGTTGTTTAATGTCAAATGTTAATATATTTAAGGTTATAAGCCCAGGATAGGACCTTCACGAATCCGTGGAGGCCTCAAGGTGATATCTCAATGTCGGTCTAAAACACTTTAAGAAGGATACTAATAAAGCTTAAGACAGTGAAATTGATTAGAATAATAATTGTTTCTCAAATTATATTCTTTGAGATAGGAATGCCTTGGCGAGAAATAGCGAAGTTTTAATTAGTTCGTGTTTAAACGGGGCATGTAGACATTAATTGAGAATTAATATACCTTTAAAAATTGGGACATCATAATGATTGGATTAATTGAATAATAAGTTTAATCTTATTTTAGTGTTAATAAGTTTTGAGAATAATATTGTTGGAGCGGGACAGGAAGTCACTTGCTCTGTCTTTATCTCTCTTCTTCTCTTCTCGGCTCCTTAACTCCAAGCCAGAAGATTATGGCTCCGATGAGTCCGATTATGCCTGATAGGTGGAAGGGGGCTTGTCTTGATATTGTGTCCCATAGCCAGCCTCCTATTATGGATGAGGGGGCTCCGAATATGGCGGTTATGGTGCTCATGGCTCCGAATACCGTCCCCCTTTTCTCCTGCGGGACGATATCCGCGATTAATGCGTTCCAGCTCGGCCCTCCAGTGTACATCCCTCCACCTCCCAGGGCGAGGCCAACCCCGTTGAGGGAGCGTATTGCGAGGTAGCTCTCGAAGTTGAAGGCTATGGTCATTAGCCATTGGGTGATGGGGGTGGTCAATCGGCTGAGCATTATGTTCCTTTTCCTTCCATACCTGTCTGAGAGCATGCCCCCTGGGAGCGCAAGCACCGATGAGATCAGGCCGACTAGACTCTGAACCAATCCTAGCTGAGTATTGGTAAGGTTCACCACCTCTAGGGCGTAGAGGTTTGTGAAGTCCATAACTAGACGGATGGATATGCTACCGAGGACGCTGACGATCATCATGACCTTGATGCTGGAGGGGAATCCCCTCATCACCTGGCCATCTAAAAGCAGTGATCTCCTGCTTGTAACCTTTGTTTTTAGGGTTTCCTCGGTATATCTCCACCTGATGTATACCATTATGAGGCATACAGCGATCTGGATTGATAGAAATGTCTTAACACCCTCCACATATCCATATCTGTCCATTACCATACCACCTATTATGGGGCTGAAGGCCTGGGGCAGGCTTGTTATCATAGAGTACGCTCCATACCCGGTGCCCCGCCTACTCTCGGGCATGGAGTCGGCGACTATGGATGTAAAGGCCGGCATGTAGAGGCTCGCCATACCGTTGAAGACCGCACCTAGAATTACCCACTCCCAGCTCGGCGCCAAAAAGTAGATGAGGGGAGAGAAGACCCTTAAGAGTGTTCCCCACACGATGATCTTCTTCCTTCCATACCTGTCGGCAAGGAGGCCTCCTGGAAGTTGAAATATCATGTTCTCAGCCGTTGTTATAGAGGAGACCAAACCTATGGCGATGGCCGTGGCTCCGAGGTTATCCTTCATATACTTGGGCCAGAAGGGGTTCCAACCCATCTGAATAAGGCTCCAGAGGCTGGTAGTAAGTGATATCGATAAGATATTCCTATTACTGAGGACGTCTTTTATCAAATTCAGGGATTCCTTTACATCCATTCTATTTCACTTAATTTCATATTTCCTAAATTTTTAATTTGATTCATATGGCTTCCATATAGGAAGCTAACATTGAGATATAGCTATTACAGAGATCTCGATAAAAATGTGGAGATTCTATAAGAGAATTTCACCTATCTCATCTAACTTGAGTAATCTCTCCCAGTAATCCGTGATATCCCTCTGGATCTCCTTGATCTCTTCCTCTGTGAGATGTCTGAATCTTCCCTGGAGCTTCAGGTACTCGGCTACTGGTTTTAACTCCCTTGGTTTGTAGGTTAACCTGAACTTCCGCCCGTCGATTATCTCGTAAAGGGGCCAGAAGCCCGTCTGGACTGCTAGGCGAGCCACCTCTATAGTCTTATTGGGTTCAAACCTCCAGCCCGTTGGGCATGGGCTTAGGATGTCTAGGAATTTAAATCCTTTGATACCCTTCCCGTATTGGATCTTTGCTATCAGGTCTGTGGGGAAGGCTACGGATGCTGTTGCTACGTATGGGACCCCGTGCATGGCGAAGATCATCGGTGTGTTCTTCCTTGAGTTAGGTTTACCCCTGCTCATGGGTCCAACTGGCGTGGTGGTGGTCATCGCTAATTGGGGTGTCGCCCCACTAACCTGACCTCCAGTGTTCATGTAGGCCTCATTATTCTTGCATATGATGAAGACGTTCTCGTTTCTTATAGCTGCTCCGGAGATGGATTGGAATCCTATGTCATATACTCCACCGTCCCCGTAGAACCCTACGACCTGTACATCTTCCCTCCCCAGGGCCTTCAGAGCCCTCCAAGTTCCGGTAACGTGGTCTCCACCGGCCTCGAACTCCCCGCCGGATGTGGGGGTTCTCGTGACGTTATCCGGGCACGCGGGGATGCTATGCCTGATGGTGTTCGGCCCCAGCGCCTTGAAGGCCAGCCTCGCGGCTAGAGCCGCCCCGCAGCCTTGGCAGGCGCTTCCAGGGGTTATGACTAGTTCCTCTAGAGGAATCTGCTTAATGGTTATCCTCTCGCTCATTACTCTCCACCTCCCAGCTTAGCCCACTCTATTATGGGCTCCACCTTCTCTCCTCTGGCTGCCTTGAGGGTCTTCTCAGCCATCTTCTCTATATCCCTCACCCTCACCTCCGCTCCAGCTAGACCTGCGTAGAAGCCGAGGATCCTAGGCCTCTCTTCTAGGTCGTAGAGGGCCCTCCTCAGCTCTCCAAACCCGGCGCCGCCCAACCCTAAGCAGACGTTCCGGTCTATCATCCCGATGGCTCTGGTCCTCTTACCTAGCTCCTGGAAGTCCTCGGTGGGGAAGGGGACGAAGGTCTTGAGCTTCACCAATCCCACGGGCTTACCCTCGCTTCTCATCCTGTCTATTGCCACCCTAGCGGTGCTCGCGATGGTTCCCATAGCCACTATGACAGCCTCCGCATCATCTGTCCTATACTCCTCAACTAGGCCGTTCCCGTACTTCCTCCCAAACCTCTTTCCAAACTCCTCATTCACCTCTTTTATGACCCCCTTGGAGTTCAGGATGGCCTCGTGATGGATCCTCCAGGCAGCCTGGGGGTCAGCTCCTCCTGACATGAAGTCCCCCATCATGCCAGCTCCTCTCCTCGTCTGGGCTTCAGCCCACTTGTCCGGGAGGATATTGGGGATGGGCTCGTAGGGTGGGAGGAACTCGTCGACCATTGCCTGGTCGGGTATCTCTACGGGCTCCGACGTATATGAGAGGATATAGCCGTCGTAGCCTATGGCTATGGGGAGCCTCACACGCTTGTCCTCAGCCGTTCTATAGGCCATTATCACGCTGTCTAGGACCTCCTGGTTGTTTTCGCAGTACCACTGGATCCAGCCCGTCCAGAGCTGGGACATCAGGTCTGTGTGGTCGGGCTGCATCCCCTTATTTCCCCTATGAACCGTGGCCATCACAACCGGCAGCCTACCGCTGGAGGTTCCATGCATGGGGTGGTGCATGTATAGCTGGCCGGGCCCTGATGTACAGACGAAGGTTCGAGCCCCCACCCTTGAGGCTGCCTTCACTATGGCCTGGGTTGAGAGCTCTCCCTCTGCATTGACTAATTCACAATTCAGCTCCCCCTTGGCTATGAACTCGGCTATGTATTCTCCAATGGTTGTCTGGGGGGTGACGGGGTATATCGAGGCCACCTGGACCCTTGAGAGCTTTACACCCCAGGCGCAGGCCTTATTCCCAGTCATAACCTCGAAGTTCTTGTGCTCCATCCTATATCTCCTCCCTCTTGAACTCTACCGCCTTCGTTGGACACTCGTTCACGCAGATTCCACACCCCTTGCACTTCCTATAATCCACGGTCGGCCTCTCCTCACCCCACCCTATGGCGTTATCCGGGCAGAATATCCAGCATATCCTGCATCCAGTACACTTTTCATAGTTCCAGACGGGCCTGAAAGTCCTCCAGCCAGCTGCGCTTCTGATGAGCCCATAACCACTTCCGCTGAGGGGACCCTCCTCATCCTTCTCCTTCACCCCCCCAACTGCTTGGATGGGCGCTGGGGTTCTCTCAAAGGCCATTCTGACCGCTTTGACATTCATCTCGCCTAGCGTTCCTGGGAATCTGTGGAGGATGGCCTTCTCTATAGACTCAACCTTCACGAGACCTGTGACCTTGCTGAAGGCGCCCAGGATGGCAGTGTTCGTGATGGGGCGCTTGAGGGTCTCCAAGGCTATTGCCGTCGCGTCGACTGTTGTGACCCTGAAATTTCCCCCGAGTGGAAACCTCTCAGGAGGGTGTGGATAGTTAGCTATCACCAGGCCCCCTGCCTTCAACCCCTCCAATATAGATGGGCGCTGGGCGATGGCTGGATCCAGAACAACCACGATGTCGGGATTGTGAACCAGATCCCTCTCCCTAACCCTAACCTCGTCGAGGCGGAGGAAGGCCGTTACCGGTGCTCCCCTTCTCTCCGTTCCATACATGGGTATAGCCTGAGCATACTTCCCTTCGTAATAGGCAGCCTCTGCCAAGATCTCGTTGGCTGTGACCGCTCCCTGACCACCTCGGCCGTGGAGCCTTATCTCAATCATTATATTTTCCCTCAGTACCGCTCCTATTACCGATTTAAATACATTATCCTCCTTGATTGCTTAGACAGAAAAATTATGATGTCATCCTTTTAATATCATATCTACATAATTTTTTCATTTGAAGCTCCTACATAAAATATATAAGGAGAGCTGTTAAAGGACTTGAAGCGACGATGAGGGGGATTCTGGGGGATATTAGGGTTCTCGATCTGACCCATGTCTGGTTTGGGCCCTGGTGTACCTTGATGCTCTCTGAGCTTGGAGCGGAGGTGATAAAGATCGAGCCTCCTTGGGGGGCTTTGGATAGGATCCCTGAGATAGGGCCTATGTATTGGGGTGCGAGTCCCACCTTCCATCACTTTAACCTTAACAAGAAGGATTTAGCAGTCAACCTCAAACACCCTAAGGGGCAGGAAATATTCAGGAGGCTGGTTAAAATCTCCGATGTTGTTGTTGAGAACTTCACCCCTGGGACTATGGAGAAGCTCGGCCTCGGCTACGAGGAGCTGAAGGAGATAAGGCCTGACATAATCTACGCCTCCCTCTCGGGCTTCGGCCAGACCGGCCCCTATTCAGCTAGGCCATCCTTTGCGGTTATAGCCGAGTCTATAGCAGGATTTACGAGAGAGCTGGGAGACCGGGTCGATCCAAACGGTCCTCCTATAAACCTAGTCGGATACTTCGGTGATCTCGCTCCTGGAACCATGGCGGCGATGTGCATCATAGCGGCCATCCGTTACCGGGATCGAACTGGGAAGGGACAATTCATAGATGTAGCTCAGTCGGATTGTATGATAGCATACAACACGAGTGTCACAACCTACTTCCTGAGTGGAAAGAATGAGGTTGAGAGGAGGAAGGAGATGGAGGAAATCAGAAAGAAGGCCGATCAGATGCGTATAGGAGGCATCATGAAGGTTAAGGATGGATGGATACAGGTTGCAGGGATGAGGGCAAGGGGGATCGACGTCCTCAAGGAGAAGCTGGGCCTTGAGGAGATATCGAGAGAGATTGTAGAGAGATATGTTGAGAACATGAGCAGGGAGGAGGCGGTCAGATTCTTCGTCGAGGTTGGCCTCCCCGTCGCACCGGTATACTATGCCAGTGAGGCGACGAGGGATCCCCACATCCTATCCCGAGACCTCTTCGTCGAGGTGGAGCATCCAAAGGCTGGAAAGCTTAAGGTTCTGAACTTCCCAGTCAAGTTCTCAGAGACCCCTGGGAGAGTCCTATCCGCAGCACCACTACTAGGACAGCATAACCGGGAGATACTCATAAACCTTCTAGGATACAATGAGGAGGATGTACTCCAGCTGGAGATGGAGGGGGTCATCGCGTCAGAAAAATAGTTGTGAATCCATCGACAAAAACCCTTATATTAGATAAATTTTTCCATCGATGTATAACATACCTTATTTATCCCATTTTAATCTTATATTTTCCGAAATTCTAGAAGATTTCTTAATCTCTTTTATCTTTTATTATTAATTCCCCTCCAAAATTTGTTATTATCTTGAGTTTTTTAAATCTTTTGAATATCTCTTCTCGACGTGTACAATGTCTCATCAAGATAACTACTACCGTTGCATCCTTTGGAATTTCAACATCAAAAAGGTTTGCACATATAACAATCAGGTTTCTCGGAAGATCATATCCTATTATCTGGAGGGCTCTTCCGAGTAGTATCGGGTTTACCTCGACCGCATAAACCTTTTTCACCCTCTCAGCCATGAGGATGTCCAGTCTAAGATCCCCTGCCCCTAGGTCTAGGACAACATCATCTGGATCTAGATTTTCCAGGACGAATGGGTAGAATTCCACGTCCGGGGTGGATTTATACTCGAATCCGAAGAGGCTCTGCCTATTCAGCCAGCTCTCGAACTGCTCGGGGTCTTCAGCGTACCCCCTTTCGACGGGGAAGGGGTCTCCGTATCTCCCCTCTTCAGGCCATCGAAGCAGTGTTTCGTGGCTTGTGCCAATATACTGCTGATATGCATCGATCAATCGTGCAACTATCTTGTTCCTCGCGTAAGGCTCCCAGGCCCTTCTATACTCCTCATAGGCTCTATCCTCCAATCCCATCTGTAATAGGGCGTAAGATAACCGGAGCCGTGTGCCGGGGTCGCCTGGATTCATCCCTAAGGCCTTCTCAAACTCCTCGACTGCCTTGTCCCATATGCCCTCCCCGAGATATATTCGACCAAGTTGAGCATGTTCCTTAGCCTCTTCAAGCTCTTTGAATTGATCTTTAGGCCTCTGAAGCTTTCTCCTAAAGAGGTCAAAGCCCTTCATTCAATTAAATAACTGTATCTAAGGCTTATATTTATTACCTATTCAGATATCGATAAAATAATTTTAATATTCATTTATGTTTGTAGTAATTTTTATTCATAATTCAATTTCTATCTTTATTTATATTATCGTTGTTACCTTTCTCGAATTATTGACTATTATCAGATTTTCTTCCTCTCCTGATAAGCAGCGGCCCCCAATGGATTAATGAATCAGTTATTGGACATAGCTAACCGCCAGCCGGATGCAACAGTTCGAAGGTTGAGGTCGAGGAGGAGTTACTGGTAACGCTATCAGTGCTATTCTTATGGGAAGATGGAAAGTATTAACGGCGACATTTGAGAGGATGATTGTTAGAGAATATATTTATTTGATAATGAACCCTAAAGGGTTTTCGGATGAAGAGTCTTCAAGAATTCTTCAACTTCTTCCATGGGAATGTGCGGGTTCTGGTGATATGCCGCGCCCTCTGGACCTTATCCTTCCAAATCCCATCCCCCTTCTTAACCCTGTACATCCTAGCCTTAGGAGGTTCCCCTATAGAGGTTGGCCTAGTGAACTCTCTAGCATTTTTGGGGGTGGCATTATACCCAATAGGTGGCCTCATAGCCGATCGGGTGGGGAGGGTTAAACTCGTGGGTTATGCCACCTACTTCATGGCTCTCACCTACATATTCTATATCGTCGCTCAGGACTGGAGGGCCATAGCTCTAGGGCACCTCCTCCACCAGATGGCCCTATTCTACCTACCAGCCTTGAACGCCATATTCGCTGATTCGCTCCCACCAGCCTCTAGAGGTAGGGGGTTCGCCCTGGAGAGGGCTGTCCCAGGTGCTCTTGGGACAGTTGCTCCCTACCTTGGCGGTCTTCTCATCACACACTTTGGAGGGGGAAGCCAGGGATTGATAATGGCTATGCGTATATGCTACTTATCTGCTCTGCTCGTAGGTCTGCTCGTGGCAACCCTCAGACTATTCTTCCTAAAGGAGACGCTAAAGGTTGACGCGTCCGCCTTCTCCTTAGGGGAACTCCTCGGCCTAGTGAAGGAGGCTTATATAGGCCTCCCAGAGACCATCAAGCGGATGCCGAGAGCCTTCCACCCCATAATCTATCTGGAGGTCATCCTTTCTTTCTCTGTGTCGATGGCTGCCCCCTTCTGGATCCTCTATGCAACCGAGGTCGTAGGGCTTACCACCCTGGAATGGAGTACCCTCCTGATGTACTCTGGGGTCTTCAGCTTGATATTCACCATCCCCGCCGGATATCTTGTTGATAGGCTCGGTCCCAAACTTCTCATCCTCCTATCCACAACACTCGCCGTCTTCTCCACCCTTATCTTCCTCTTCTCTCCCTCCTTCTGGGGCGTCTTCGTTGCTTTAAACCTGCTAGCTATCTCTAACGCGGCCGTGATGCCCTCTTATTCCACCCTTATCGCAAACCTGATCGAGAGGGGGAGGAGGGGGCGAACATACGCACTCATCGGAGAAAGAGGGGTAATGGTGGTAACCAGCAGCGGTGGAGGTATGGTCGCGAGTGGTCTCCTTCTCATCATCCCCGCATCGATTGGCGGCCTCCTCGGAGGATACCTATACCTCATTAATAGAGGACTTCCATTCATCCTACTGGCCATCTCCCTCTCCCTAGTCCTTATTATCACATACAGGCTCGTGAGAGAGCCTGAGAGACCGGAGGTGTGAGATTCCCCTCACAGCTTTGATACTCTCCACCCACACATTGAGCTTGGAACAGATATAAAATGGAG contains:
- a CDS encoding CoA transferase; its protein translation is MRGILGDIRVLDLTHVWFGPWCTLMLSELGAEVIKIEPPWGALDRIPEIGPMYWGASPTFHHFNLNKKDLAVNLKHPKGQEIFRRLVKISDVVVENFTPGTMEKLGLGYEELKEIRPDIIYASLSGFGQTGPYSARPSFAVIAESIAGFTRELGDRVDPNGPPINLVGYFGDLAPGTMAAMCIIAAIRYRDRTGKGQFIDVAQSDCMIAYNTSVTTYFLSGKNEVERRKEMEEIRKKADQMRIGGIMKVKDGWIQVAGMRARGIDVLKEKLGLEEISREIVERYVENMSREEAVRFFVEVGLPVAPVYYASEATRDPHILSRDLFVEVEHPKAGKLKVLNFPVKFSETPGRVLSAAPLLGQHNREILINLLGYNEEDVLQLEMEGVIASEK
- a CDS encoding MFS transporter encodes the protein MKSLQEFFNFFHGNVRVLVICRALWTLSFQIPSPFLTLYILALGGSPIEVGLVNSLAFLGVALYPIGGLIADRVGRVKLVGYATYFMALTYIFYIVAQDWRAIALGHLLHQMALFYLPALNAIFADSLPPASRGRGFALERAVPGALGTVAPYLGGLLITHFGGGSQGLIMAMRICYLSALLVGLLVATLRLFFLKETLKVDASAFSLGELLGLVKEAYIGLPETIKRMPRAFHPIIYLEVILSFSVSMAAPFWILYATEVVGLTTLEWSTLLMYSGVFSLIFTIPAGYLVDRLGPKLLILLSTTLAVFSTLIFLFSPSFWGVFVALNLLAISNAAVMPSYSTLIANLIERGRRGRTYALIGERGVMVVTSSGGGMVASGLLLIIPASIGGLLGGYLYLINRGLPFILLAISLSLVLIITYRLVREPERPEV